From Pseudomonas hefeiensis, one genomic window encodes:
- a CDS encoding efflux RND transporter periplasmic adaptor subunit — protein MAGPRSKVLVGLGLCVLLAGCGDEKPEEKALPRVFVQQAVPSEYAASVTLTGDVQARVQTDLSFRVAGKIVERKVDVGDRVSARQVLARLDPQDLQTRVDSAQAQVAAEQARVKQSAAAFVRQQKLLPKGYTSQSEYDTAQAQLRSSQSALAAAQAQLANAREQLSYTALIAEAPGIITARQAEVGQVVQATEPIFSLAQDGERDAVFNIYESLLREPPSDPAIVISLLDNPAIKTTGTVREITPAVSAETGTVQVKVTLSELPEGMRLGSVVSATAKSAGKTAVELPWSALTKNLHDPAVWLVDGEGKAQLHNVTVGRYLTGKVIISDGLKGGEKVVTAGGQLLHPGVRVEIAENTYEKSPAGAQP, from the coding sequence ATGGCTGGTCCTCGAAGCAAAGTTCTGGTTGGCCTTGGCTTGTGTGTGTTGTTGGCCGGATGCGGTGATGAAAAGCCCGAGGAAAAAGCCCTGCCGCGGGTTTTCGTGCAGCAAGCCGTGCCCTCCGAATATGCGGCCTCGGTGACCCTCACCGGGGATGTCCAGGCCCGGGTGCAGACCGATCTGTCGTTTCGCGTGGCCGGCAAGATCGTCGAGCGCAAGGTGGATGTCGGTGACCGGGTTTCGGCCCGGCAAGTGCTCGCCCGGCTCGACCCCCAGGACTTGCAGACCCGCGTTGATTCCGCCCAGGCTCAGGTGGCCGCCGAACAGGCGCGGGTCAAGCAGAGTGCGGCGGCGTTCGTGCGCCAGCAAAAACTCTTGCCCAAGGGCTATACCAGCCAGAGCGAATATGACACGGCCCAGGCGCAACTGCGCAGCAGTCAGAGTGCGCTGGCCGCTGCCCAGGCCCAGTTGGCCAACGCCCGCGAACAACTGAGCTATACGGCGCTGATTGCCGAGGCGCCGGGCATTATTACGGCGCGGCAGGCGGAGGTCGGTCAGGTGGTACAGGCGACGGAACCGATCTTCAGCCTGGCCCAGGACGGGGAGCGCGACGCCGTGTTTAATATCTACGAATCACTGTTGCGCGAACCTCCTTCGGACCCCGCCATCGTCATCAGCCTGCTGGATAACCCGGCCATCAAGACCACCGGTACGGTGCGCGAGATCACCCCGGCGGTCTCCGCCGAAACCGGCACCGTGCAGGTCAAGGTGACGCTCAGTGAGTTACCCGAAGGCATGCGCCTGGGTTCGGTGGTTAGTGCCACCGCCAAGTCTGCCGGCAAGACCGCCGTGGAACTGCCCTGGTCGGCGCTGACCAAGAACCTTCACGATCCGGCTGTGTGGCTGGTGGACGGCGAAGGCAAGGCGCAGTTGCACAATGTCACCGTCGGCCGGTATCTCACCGGTAAGGTCATCATCAGTGACGGGCTCAAGGGGGGTGAGAAAGTCGTCACCGCGGGTGGGCAATTGCTGCATCCCGGCGTGCGCGTCGAGATCGCTGAAAATACTTATGAGAAATCTCCGGCAGGAGCCCAGCCATGA